One genomic segment of Belonocnema kinseyi isolate 2016_QV_RU_SX_M_011 chromosome 2, B_treatae_v1, whole genome shotgun sequence includes these proteins:
- the LOC117168234 gene encoding uncharacterized protein LOC117168234 yields the protein MIPITSFALLYGAKAGIYIFSVMLILIVGVVFTTSICTFTPICTISFPAFSLTKNQIKEQIAELTRNYVTPESLTVATVMVQKAVDKFASSNVNEIKDNTEPISSTSTIQPPTPT from the exons ATGATTCCAATTACAAGTTTCGCTTTGTTGTATGGAGCAAAAGCTGGAATTTACATTTTCAGCGTGATGTTGATTCTTATTGTTGGAGTCGTTTTTACGACATCAATATGCACCTTCACTCCAATTTGCACCATCTCGTTTCCTGCATTCTCACTCACCAAAAATCAA atAAAGGAGCAGATCGCGGAATTGACACGTAATTATGTTACACCCGAAAGTTTGACTGTCGCGACAGTCATGGTACAAAAAGCTGTTGATAAATTTGCCAGTTCAAATGTGAATGAAATTAAAGATAATACAGAGCCAATTTCCTCTACTTCGACAATCCAGCCACCGACTCcgacataa